The window gccccttcccagggaccccaccaggccccatcggctgccgggcagggcaggggaggccgcggggccgaggccgggccgggccatggctgcagttgggaacatctgggccctgctgagccctgccccgccgccagcccgggcccagccaggatccgccgggccccaggagcagccccgggccgggccggctcggccaagcttctgccacccttgggcttcagccgcaagccccgggcaggggcaggagaagccatcggcccccggccgtgctgctgctgtgctctggcctggctgctgagatcctggccctgccccagcgcggcccatcctgacacagccccagcgcagccgctgcagaaacctccatcgtaaaacagctccggccgcaagcaccgagcccggccaggggcacagaaccatctgcaggccccaggtgagatatgaactctttcagtgcttccatcctccctccagtgagagaaaaggacaaactgcaggcacagagaggagcaacatgaagacacccaGGTCAGTGAAGGGGAAgttgagtcccagatgggagggatgaggagatgccttgatcttggggctgaaatcctcttgtaaagctatggagaaggatgtaattaatatatcagactctctttttccctataactaattgaaaatatggggagatgacttcttcagcaaaggcctccatgctaaagtaagcaaatgttgaagtagctgtgatcccatgagatgtttaaacagagaaagagagaagagtaatGAGATCCTGTggcctcagggagagaagaagaagatctctgttgtcagagatgaagatgatttcagaaatagatgaagagaatctttgctcttgaacagttcatctttaaactcataccccgtaagttgacatggcccataaaaacagctgtgggaaaagctgtgaaaaatgggagggacttcacaattgcagattttctgggcagctgctcttcgtgggaattgagagccatgGGAGAAcgtttttcttatggagaagtctccataggatgaaagagagactcctctccctaagtgaactgaagaaagactgttctagatggtgtaaactgactgaaactttcaggttttgtctccttgcattgtcagtaagaaagaaaaggttgtagggagaggagaagtgttcagattcttattactctttcttctttttactggtaataaacttttcgGTATACCCCTTTAAAAATTTGAGCCTagtttgcctttctcctaatcctatctcacagcaggaaatgagtaaatatattccagtgagtgcaatggtaattagccaacacagatcccactgcactaatagatgcattggcagagaaatctcaaattagcaaaccaaaatcactccagatacgTTCCTGATAAACTGCTTTAGAGTatagggaaatcaaggcagagccatggtttgtcaggactttctgcatcctgatgagccctgtggtgcatttggagctgagccctggaacctcagggcctgagaggagattgcacaaacctttccaggagtcaaagctagaagaaaaccccaaagtgcctcaaagcatgaatggatCCAACTGAGGTCCATGCACCAACACAGGCTcatcatggactccttggaggagagaattggaggccaggatggcacaaaaacctctcagagactcagtgtgtAAAGGAAATTcaaaactaccttaaaaaatgtgagaagctcaaagcattactgagcaccactgagtgtcagtacaaagctctccagggactcattaaagcagataattggggccatgattgcacaaacctctcacagagtctctatcaaaagggaaacaccaagtaccttcaaataactcaAGTatcctgaagcattaatgagccccactgagtgttgttagtAACAAAGCCTTTCCAgagactaattacagcagataattggaggccatgattgcacaaacctctcagagactgcaaggcaaagccaaagccaaagtcctttgaaaaagctgcagtccctgcagggagcatgaaggagcccccagggccattgctgagcaaggctccccagggactccttgcagcagatccttgaggccactgggatgtgggctagggggggatgctgagggcagcacaaggggctgacagtgcccagcctggctggggctgtgccaggaggccccagggcctcaggacaaggtgtctcctcccagcccttgctggcacagaccctgctgtgccccagggcaccaagacttggcttctctttgtccccacctgtcagcactgcctgcagttctctgctctgcctggggcctggggacacttgctcagttgtgtccctcagtgggacccattaaaagtccaagaaattTTGAGATGGATTCTGACGTGGAggtctggagaggtttcttcagctccctctcagggactgatgttcagggcctgagcacaaagccccagaggctgattaaagtccttgtgctgtgtctgtgctgctgagctgggctgggctcctggcacagaggcagctcctggtcaccaagaagagcttcaaaagcacatttctctggatgagcagctcttgtgccagcccagcagggctggggcactgcctgcagccagcgcgggcacagcccagaggcacagagagcttcaatcagtcagggctgggaaggggctgagaagtgcctggggcacaatcactgccagcccttggcacaggaacctctggctgcaggacaatgcagctgcagctcctggagccatctcctcaagctgcaacatcccaatgcctgcagagcctgtgagtacattctctgcttgtctcttgtgcagagcagccaggggtgcccagggctgtcctgcagagcagggtcctgcagcccagggcgctgtgctgggccagggactctgctgcctgccagggacagctctcagccagccttggcagctgctcccagcactgggggaaaagatctgggtgggaggagacagctggtgaggcttggaagtgttctccttgtgtggggaggatgctgcattgttcaggactgctcccagcatggcattgaactgcagaacatttccaagtagattatacagggagaagagcaaggcagggactgaataaaagggaaaatcctgcttttttaatctactaCTATGGGTTGCTGGGATGGGAAATTGCCCATAGATATTAATCTCTCAGTTCAggctgagattaaaaaaaataaaatttctctcAGATATGAATAAATtgggcagtgacagaaatcagccCTTAGAGGCAGCATCTGAGccgcttttccagcctcctcagggttgctctgatgttgccatcagagcctgcagagccagagctgcccctgggcagtgcctgagctgggagggctctgcagggcagagctgagcccccagggctgggctgggctctggcagcactggcagggcccagccctgggcacagggaagcagctgctggcagggacagctccaggcagcagagccctgggcaggcagtgaggGGAAAGTgcctccaggctgtgctgggatatttcaagtcctctccaaacccaactattccatgattactttttttacagatccccatgccaaggcacagcaaatgtccaacagcagctccatcaggcacttcctgctgctggcattggcagacacgcggcagctgcagctcctgcacttctgcctcttgctgggcatctccctggctgccctcctgggcaacggcctcatcatcagcgccgtagcctgcggccaccacctgcacacgcccatgttcttcttcctgctcaacctgaccctcgctgacctgggctccatctgcaccactgtccccaaagccatgcacaattccctctgggacaccagcaacatctcctactcAGGATGTGCtactcagctctttttctttatgttcttcatctcagcagagcttttcctcctgaccgtgatgtgctacgaccgctacgtgtccatctgcaaacccctgtactacgggaccctcctgggcagcagagcttgtgcccacatggcagcagctgcctgggccagtgcctttctcaatgctctcatgcacacggccaatacattttccctgcccctgtgccatggcaatgccctgggccagttcttctgtgaaattccacagatcctcaagctctcctgtgccaaatcctacctcagggaacttgggctcatTGCTGTTAGCGCCTGCTTctgttttggctgttttgtgttcattgttttctcctatgttcagatcttcagggctgtgctgaggatcccctctgagcagggacggcacaaagccttttccacctgcctccctcacctggctgtgctatCCCTGTTCTTCAGCACTGGTACTTCTCTGTACCTTAAGcccccctccctctccagcccatccctggatctggccctgtcagttctttTCTCTGTGGTGCCTCCaaccctgaaccccctcatctacagcctgaggaaccaggagcttaaggctgcagtgtggagaacgatgactggatggtttcagaaatGTTAAACTGCTGTCCAATTTCTGccaatcacttgtaataaaagtcaaCTTTGATACTTCTTATTAGTTTGGTTGTgcggttttttccccctttttttactttttttaatcttgactacaaataaatgtcattgtttgtgccacttctcattttgtttctctccaccttccctgtggccacagactgtgtcaatgaggggctgcactcttgGAGCctttaaatgaactaaaggatcttccagcaaagttttctgcagagatgcccttgtgatcccttctctggagctgcagcagcaatgtctgtgtgcagagctggggggacatcactgctggcacagcagctctgctcctgctggccacaccattcctgagccaggccaggagccattggccttcttggccacatgggcacactgctgcctcatgtccagcctgctgtccatcagtccctgcaggtccctttctgcctggctgctctccagacactctgtccccagcctgtagcactggggccaaatatcagggcctggcacttggatttatcaaacctcaccttgttggatttgggccctggatccagcctgtccaggtccctttgcagagccctcctaccctccagtaGATTCACACTCCCACCCAGcgtggtgtcatctgcaaagatgtccttggttccatggggcccctcagtgtcacaatggccctttgattacaccaggccctgcactgtcacactggtctctttggttccatggggcctcaAAATGTGACAAGGGACTTCTTGCTTCTGTGAGGCTTTACAGCATCACAATGTTCTCGTtggtgctgcagctccacagtggccccttggttccatggggccccagggtgtcacaatggccccatggtcacatgaggtcccacactgtcaccatggtctctggggttccacaagtcccctcagtgtcacaatggactccttgtttccacaaggccacacagtgtcacagcattattccagatcccttgaggccccatcgtgtcactgtggccccttggttacacaggatcctgcagtgtcacaatgtccccttggttccatgaggccccacagtgtcagaacggccccttggttccactgggccctgcagtctcccaatggtctccttggttttgcagtgtcaaaatggtgaaaccccttggttacatGAGGCCCTGCattgtcacaatggcctctgtggttccacgagggcccagagtgtcacagGGCACTCCCTGGGTCCATTTGGCCCCAGAGCACCACAATGGacccctggttctgtggggatgcacggtgtcaccatggtcctcttagttccacgaggccctgcagtgtcacaatggccccagagtgtcccaataatcacagaatgacagaattaaataggctggaaaagacctttgggatcatcaagtccaagcaatgccctaatactgccttgtcccccagaccatgccactgagtgccactggagagggacagtgactctgccacctcccccctggccagcccattccagttcccactcaccctttctgtgaagaactccttcctattgtccagcctgagcctcccctggtgcagcttaaggctgggtcttcttgtcctgccctccagcagatccacactcacacccagcttggtgccatctgcagtttgtgaatgctggactcgatcccctcacccagatcatcagtgaagatattaaacaggactgggcccagcacagatccctggggacagcaccagtgcctggacagcagctgggtgcagcaccatccccaccactctctgggcccagcctccagccagctcttaaatctcccagccaggagggaacctgcccaagccatgggctgcagcttttccagggaatgctgtcagagacagagtcaaaggctctgctggagtccaggcacacaacatccacagcctttcccccatccacaggtgggtcacctgggcataaaaggag of the Agelaius phoeniceus isolate bAgePho1 chromosome W unlocalized genomic scaffold, bAgePho1.hap1 SUPER_W_unloc_2, whole genome shotgun sequence genome contains:
- the LOC143692693 gene encoding olfactory receptor 14C36-like — translated: MHNSLWDTSNISYSGCATQLFFFMFFISAELFLLTVMCYDRYVSICKRHKAFSTCLPHLAVLSLFFSTGTSLYLKPPSLSSPSLDLALSVLFSVVPPTLNPLIYSLRNQELKAAVWRTMTGWFQKC